TCCACTTCAAAGTGATACACCTTGCCGTCCGGACGGGTCACGGTTTGCGCCGCGAGGTCGACGGTCAATTGGTAGCCCACATTGGCTTCCACTTGCTGGAACAACTCGTCCACTTCGGCATCGCTCAAGATGATCGGCAGCAAGCCGTTCTTGAAGCTGTTGTTGAAGAAGATATCGGCGTAGCTCGGCGCGATGATGCTGCGAAAGCCATATTCTTCCAGGGCCCAGGGCGCATGCTCACGGCTGGAACCGCAGCCGAAGTTTTCCCGGGCCAGCAATACGCTGGCGCCCTGGTAGCGCTCGGCATTGAGCACGAAGTCTTTGTTCAGCGGGCGCTTGGAGTTGTCCTGATAGGCGTAGCCCACGTCCAGGTAGCGCCACTCGTCGAACAGGTTCGGGCCGAAACCGGTGCGTTTGATCGACTTCAAGAACTGCTTGGGGATGATCTGGTCGGTGTCCACGTTGGCACGGTCCAACGGTGCGACAAGACCTGTGTGTTGGGTAAAAGCTCTCATCGGGTATTCCTCAGATCAATTCGCGAACGTCGATGAAACGACCGTTGACGGCAGCCGCAGCGGCCATGGCCGGGCTGACCAGGTGAGTACGGCCACCGGCGCCCTGACGCCCTTCGAAGTTACGGTTGGAGGTGGACGCGCAATGCTCGCCGGACTCCAAACGGTCCGGGTTCATCGCCAGGCACATCGAACAGCCCGGCTCGCGCCATTCAAAACCGGCTTCGAGGAAGATCTTGTCCAGGCCTTCGGCTTCGGCCTGGGCCTTCACCAGGCCCGAACCTGGCACCACAATGGCTTGCTTGATGGTCGCGGCCACCTTACGGCCCTTGGCGATCACCGCCGCGGCGCGCAGGTCTTCGATCCGCGAGTTGGTGCAGGAGCCGATAAACACGCGGTCCAACTGGATGTCGGTAATCGCCTGGTTGGCTTTCAAGCCCATGTACTTCAAGGCACGCTCAATGGAGCCGCGCTTGACCAGGTCAGCTTCCTTGGCCGGGTCCGGCACGTTCTGGTCAACGGCCAGGACCATTTCCGGCGAGGTGCCCCAGCTGACTTGTGGCTTGATTTGGGCAGCGTCGAGCTCGACCACGGTGTCGAACACCGCATCCTTATCGGAAACCAGGTCTTTCCAGGCCTCCACAGCGGCATCCCAATCGGCGCCTTGCGGAGCGAATGGACGGCCCTTGACGTATTCGACGGTTTTTTCATCCGCCGCCACCATGCCCACACGGGCACCGGCTTCGATGGACATGTTGCAGATGGTCATGCGCCCTTCGATGGACAAATCGCGAATC
The Pseudomonas hygromyciniae genome window above contains:
- the leuD gene encoding 3-isopropylmalate dehydratase small subunit; protein product: MRAFTQHTGLVAPLDRANVDTDQIIPKQFLKSIKRTGFGPNLFDEWRYLDVGYAYQDNSKRPLNKDFVLNAERYQGASVLLARENFGCGSSREHAPWALEEYGFRSIIAPSYADIFFNNSFKNGLLPIILSDAEVDELFQQVEANVGYQLTVDLAAQTVTRPDGKVYHFEVDAFRKHCLINGLDDIGLTLQDGDAIAAFEAKHRASQPWLFRDA
- the leuC gene encoding 3-isopropylmalate dehydratase large subunit, translating into MAGKTLYDKLWDSHEVKRRDDGSSLIYIDRHIIHEVTSPQAFEGLRLAGRKPWRVDSIIATPDHNVPTTPERKGGIEAIADQVSRLQVQTLDDYCDEYGITEFKMNDVRQGIVHVIGPEQGATLPGMTVVCGDSHTSTHGAFGALAHGIGTSEVEHVFATQCLVAKKMKNMLVLVEGTLPFGVTAKDIVLAVIGKIGTAGGNGHAIEFAGSAIRDLSIEGRMTICNMSIEAGARVGMVAADEKTVEYVKGRPFAPQGADWDAAVEAWKDLVSDKDAVFDTVVELDAAQIKPQVSWGTSPEMVLAVDQNVPDPAKEADLVKRGSIERALKYMGLKANQAITDIQLDRVFIGSCTNSRIEDLRAAAVIAKGRKVAATIKQAIVVPGSGLVKAQAEAEGLDKIFLEAGFEWREPGCSMCLAMNPDRLESGEHCASTSNRNFEGRQGAGGRTHLVSPAMAAAAAVNGRFIDVRELI